In a genomic window of Magnolia sinica isolate HGM2019 chromosome 16, MsV1, whole genome shotgun sequence:
- the LOC131229549 gene encoding splicing factor U2af large subunit A-like isoform X1, with protein sequence MSAIGGNSAGPGNAVVNVYIKHEKKFAFVDMRNVEEVSNAMALDGITFETIHVLNKNEHALDMAAALHHQLGDTDEPNDGNASVKKRTNVLLLGDRLGDLGMSDGLNYENQIVVGFLCFQTIEQAVVVHQPSKSHTQILRCDFVLFVEPNVV encoded by the exons ATGTCTGCTATTGGAGGAAACAGTGCTGGTCCTG GCAATGCTGTGGTTAATGTGTACATCAAGCACGAGAAGAAGTTTGCTTTTGTGGATATGAGAAATGTTGAAGAAGTGAGCAATGCAATGGCATTAGACGGGATAACGTTTGAG ACGATCCATGTCCTGAACAAAAATGAGCATGCTCTTGATATGGCTGCAGCACTTCATCACCAATTAGGAGATACTGACGAGCCAAACGATGGCAATGCCTCAGTGAAGAAGAGAACTAATGTGTTACTTCTTGGTGATCGCCTTGgagatctaggaatgtctgatggttTGAACTATGAGAACCAAATTGTTGTTGGATTCTT ATGCTTTCAGACAATCGAACAAGCTGTAGTTGTTCATCAGCCAAGCAAAAGTCATACCCAAATCTTGCgttgtgactttgtattatttgtggaacctaatgttgtgtaa
- the LOC131229549 gene encoding splicing factor U2af large subunit A-like isoform X2, with product MSAIGGNSAGPGNAVVNVYIKHEKKFAFVDMRNVEEVSNAMALDGITFETIHVLNKNEHALDMAAALHHQLGDTDEPNDGNASVKKRTNVLLLGDRLGDLGMSDGLNYENQIVVGFLWKDNPVIQDS from the exons ATGTCTGCTATTGGAGGAAACAGTGCTGGTCCTG GCAATGCTGTGGTTAATGTGTACATCAAGCACGAGAAGAAGTTTGCTTTTGTGGATATGAGAAATGTTGAAGAAGTGAGCAATGCAATGGCATTAGACGGGATAACGTTTGAG ACGATCCATGTCCTGAACAAAAATGAGCATGCTCTTGATATGGCTGCAGCACTTCATCACCAATTAGGAGATACTGACGAGCCAAACGATGGCAATGCCTCAGTGAAGAAGAGAACTAATGTGTTACTTCTTGGTGATCGCCTTGgagatctaggaatgtctgatggttTGAACTATGAGAACCAAATTGTTGTTGGATTCTT ATGGAAGGACAATCCAGTAATACAAGATTCATGA